GCCGGACGGATGGGTTGTTTGTGACGGACGTGCTTTAAGTAGAACTACTTATAGTGCTCTGTTTAATATAATTGGCATTACATTTGGCTCTGGAGATGGAAGCACAACATTTAATATTCCAGATTTACGCGGAGAATTCATTCGCGGGTATGATGCAGGTAGAGGCATTGATAATGGGCGTGTATTTGGTGGGGCACAGAACGGAACAAGGCTTACTACCGATGAGCATGGGGTGCGATATGTAAGTGATGGCGAGGATAATAAAACAGTTAGGGCACACGAAGGCGGGAATGCGTCTTTAGGGAACAATATTAATTCTATAGCCACAAGGCCGCGAAATGTTGCTCTTTTGCCTTGTATTTATACAGGTGTACATAAAACAGAATAAAAGAATGGAGTGTGATTAAATGGCATATATGATGAAAACTCCTTTAATAATGCCGGAAATTGATATTAACCCTCTTGATTTACCAGATGGTACGAAGGGGTTATTTGTCAAATCTGATGGTATATATGTGCTGAATGATGATGGTTCCGTAAAAAAAATAGGATTTGAAGACCATTCAATTTATAAATTTAGAGGGAATTATACATCGGGGCTTTACTTACCAAAAAATCCTGAGATTGGTGCAGTTTATAATATTATTGAGAAAAGTTATATTACACTTGAAGCCTCTTGCGCATATTTTACAGGTAAATTTTCAGATTATTTCTCTTTTGTGTATGAGGATTCAGATGGAAATAAAAATTACGAATTTTCCAACGGAGACGTGTGGGAAAATTATAGAGATTATTTTATAGACACAAGCGGTTCTGGAACTTATGGTGAAACTTATGTTTATAATATTGATGGGACATACGCTGGTGGCTTTCCATATGCGCAAGCAACTGGTTCAAGGTTTGTAAACAATTTGACAGGGTATGAAGGAAATGACACAGATATTGTGTCTTTCTTTATTTGTCCAACATACGTTTCTTCCGGTTTGACGGTAAT
This region of Congzhengia minquanensis genomic DNA includes:
- a CDS encoding phage tail protein gives rise to the protein MAYTNKHTWVNGGAPYLNAANLNEMEDGINDAHKLAEDLYSMLVGFVSYYCKDTAPDGWVVCDGRALSRTTYSALFNIIGITFGSGDGSTTFNIPDLRGEFIRGYDAGRGIDNGRVFGGAQNGTRLTTDEHGVRYVSDGEDNKTVRAHEGGNASLGNNINSIATRPRNVALLPCIYTGVHKTE